Proteins co-encoded in one Campylobacter jejuni genomic window:
- the murC gene encoding UDP-N-acetylmuramate--L-alanine ligase — protein MMQNIHFIGIGGIGISALARFLKEKGFKISGSDLKESKITKELEKEGVKVSIPHHKDNILNKDLVIYSAAIKEENPEFKYAKELGIKCLSRKEALPLILEDKRVFAVAGAHGKSTTSSILASLIDDASVIIGAILKEFGSNMIYKESQNLVFEADESDSSFLNSNPYLAIVTNAEAEHLDHYGNEVSKLHHAYTEFLDTAKIRVINAEDEFLKNYNNESIKLYPSKDIKNCTMCIENFKPFTSFELKDLGEFKVFGMGYHLALDASLAILAALNFLDIETIRTRLKNYQGIKKRFDILHADENLVLIDDYGHHPTEIKATLSAAQEYARLGGYKKITAIFEPHRYTRLAANLKEFAKAFEGVDELIILPVYAAGEEPIELDLKAVFPKALFVEDIKREGKFLVASKGQVFEEGLIIGFGAGDISNKLRQKNE, from the coding sequence ATGATGCAAAATATCCATTTTATCGGCATAGGCGGTATAGGAATTTCCGCTTTAGCAAGATTTTTAAAAGAAAAAGGTTTTAAGATTAGCGGAAGTGATCTTAAAGAGAGTAAAATCACTAAAGAACTAGAAAAAGAAGGGGTTAAGGTCAGTATCCCTCATCATAAAGATAATATTTTAAACAAAGATTTAGTTATTTATTCTGCTGCTATCAAAGAAGAAAATCCTGAATTTAAATACGCTAAAGAATTAGGTATTAAGTGTCTTTCACGCAAGGAGGCTTTGCCTCTTATTTTAGAAGATAAGCGTGTTTTTGCAGTTGCAGGAGCACACGGAAAAAGCACGACTTCAAGTATTTTAGCCTCTTTGATTGATGATGCTTCTGTGATCATCGGAGCGATTTTAAAAGAATTTGGTTCAAATATGATTTATAAGGAAAGCCAAAACCTTGTTTTTGAAGCTGATGAGAGCGATAGTTCTTTTTTAAATTCAAATCCTTATTTGGCTATAGTTACCAATGCAGAAGCGGAGCATTTAGATCATTATGGTAATGAAGTTTCAAAACTCCATCATGCTTATACAGAGTTTTTAGACACGGCTAAAATTCGCGTGATTAATGCTGAAGATGAGTTTTTGAAAAATTATAACAATGAGTCAATCAAGCTTTATCCGAGCAAAGATATCAAAAACTGCACCATGTGTATAGAAAATTTCAAACCTTTTACAAGCTTTGAGTTGAAAGATTTAGGTGAGTTTAAAGTTTTTGGCATGGGATATCATTTAGCCCTTGATGCGTCTTTGGCGATTTTAGCGGCTTTAAATTTCTTAGATATAGAAACGATAAGAACTAGGCTTAAAAATTATCAAGGTATTAAAAAGCGTTTTGATATTTTACATGCTGATGAAAATTTGGTTTTAATCGATGATTATGGTCATCATCCTACCGAAATAAAAGCGACTTTAAGTGCAGCACAAGAATACGCAAGATTAGGCGGATATAAAAAAATCACAGCTATCTTTGAACCCCACCGCTACACGCGTTTGGCTGCAAATTTAAAGGAATTTGCAAAGGCTTTTGAAGGTGTTGATGAGCTTATAATTTTACCTGTTTATGCTGCAGGAGAAGAGCCTATAGAACTTGATTTAAAGGCGGTTTTTCCTAAGGCTTTATTTGTAGAAGATATCAAAAGAGAGGGTAAATTTTTGGTGGCTTCTAAGGGGCAGGTTTTTGAAGAAGGGCTTATTATAGGTTTTGGCGCAGGAGATATCAGTAATAAATTAAGGCAAAAAAATGAGTAG
- the ileS gene encoding isoleucine--tRNA ligase, giving the protein MDYKETLLLPSTTFAMRANLAELEPQRFKKWFEQNYAYEKMKENRKNAKKSFTLHDGPPYANGHIHIGHALNKILKETIIKTHYFKGESVRFTPGWDCHGLPIEQQVEVKLGEKKKSLSKKEIREFCRQHASEFVDIQREEFKNLGIIADWDKPYLTMKFEFEAAIYRTLCEIAKKGLLCERSKPVFWSWAAKSALAEAEVEYQDKEDYSIFVAFDLDVKACEKLGVSKASAVIWTTTPWTLVANQAIALNPNENYVITKEGLVFASALLKSMVEKGLTSGEIQKELNAKEFEKLEAINPLNGRKSVLIMGEHVLMDGGSGLVHTAPGHGEDDYYACLKYDIEVLMPVDDGGCYDETLRAKELLPSHLLEEFIGLHIFKANEKILELLGAKLLHSSKFIHSYPFCWRTHKPVIYRATKQWFILMDEPKLQGKTLRECAIEQLLKTTFYPQSGVKRIGSMVENRPDWCISRQRDWGTPIAFFRDKNTKEVIFDDELFDFVAAIFEKHGADAWWEFEIKDLIPTNSKYNTENLEKVYDILDVWFDSGSTFNAVLNSGLYDAGEKRASMYLEGSDQHRGWFQSSLLVGTAINESAPYESILTHGFTTDEKGQKMSKSKGNVIAPEYVAKTYGVEILRLWMLLSDYSSDLKISDNILKQVGEQYRKIRNTIRFLLANTNDLKDLEVKEFSFIDKWILSRATKVFKASKEAFFAYEFAKGFSLLLNFLSADLSGIYLDISKDRLYCDSENVQRRKSAQVAMALIAKELLNLLAPNLSYSVDEALEHANVLIKGDAKDVFDLNLTQDFDYDFGIDDTFLMSAREKFFEQIDILKKDKIIKSTLELNLNISFNKFPNEELADWFMVSQISNENEEILAEFEVENEKFKITKASLCKCPRCWKLQSKNEETPCLRCEEVLKGIQC; this is encoded by the coding sequence ATGGACTACAAAGAAACTCTACTTTTGCCCAGCACTACTTTTGCTATGCGGGCGAATTTAGCGGAACTTGAACCGCAAAGATTTAAAAAATGGTTTGAGCAAAATTATGCTTATGAAAAAATGAAAGAAAATCGCAAAAATGCGAAAAAAAGTTTTACCTTACACGATGGCCCCCCTTATGCTAACGGACATATCCATATAGGACATGCTTTAAATAAAATTTTAAAAGAAACTATTATCAAAACGCATTATTTTAAAGGTGAGAGTGTGCGTTTTACTCCAGGGTGGGATTGTCATGGTTTACCTATAGAACAACAAGTAGAAGTAAAGCTTGGAGAAAAGAAAAAAAGCTTAAGCAAGAAAGAAATTCGTGAGTTTTGCAGACAACATGCGAGTGAATTTGTAGATATCCAAAGAGAAGAATTTAAAAATTTAGGCATTATTGCGGATTGGGATAAGCCTTATTTGACTATGAAATTTGAGTTTGAAGCAGCGATTTATAGAACTTTATGCGAGATTGCTAAAAAAGGCTTACTTTGTGAGCGTTCTAAACCTGTTTTTTGGAGTTGGGCGGCAAAGTCAGCTTTGGCAGAAGCTGAGGTAGAATATCAAGATAAAGAAGATTATTCTATCTTTGTGGCTTTTGATTTGGATGTAAAAGCTTGTGAAAAATTAGGCGTTTCAAAAGCAAGTGCAGTGATATGGACAACTACGCCTTGGACTTTGGTGGCTAATCAAGCTATAGCTTTAAATCCTAATGAAAATTATGTGATCACTAAAGAGGGTTTGGTTTTTGCAAGTGCTTTACTTAAAAGCATGGTAGAAAAAGGACTTACAAGTGGAGAAATTCAAAAAGAACTAAACGCAAAAGAATTTGAAAAACTTGAAGCTATCAATCCTTTAAATGGAAGAAAATCTGTTTTAATCATGGGTGAGCATGTATTGATGGATGGTGGAAGTGGACTTGTGCATACTGCACCAGGACATGGCGAAGATGATTATTATGCTTGTTTGAAATATGACATTGAAGTTTTAATGCCTGTTGATGATGGTGGATGTTATGATGAAACTTTAAGAGCTAAAGAGCTTTTGCCTTCTCATTTGCTTGAAGAGTTTATAGGTCTTCATATTTTTAAGGCCAATGAAAAAATTTTAGAACTTTTAGGCGCAAAACTGTTGCATTCTTCTAAATTTATACACTCTTATCCGTTTTGCTGGAGAACACATAAGCCTGTAATCTATAGAGCTACTAAACAATGGTTTATTTTAATGGATGAGCCAAAACTTCAAGGAAAAACTTTAAGAGAGTGTGCAATAGAACAACTTTTAAAAACAACTTTTTATCCACAAAGTGGAGTAAAAAGAATAGGCTCTATGGTGGAAAATCGCCCAGATTGGTGTATTTCAAGACAAAGAGACTGGGGAACGCCTATAGCCTTTTTTAGAGATAAAAACACTAAAGAAGTGATTTTTGATGATGAACTTTTTGACTTTGTAGCAGCTATTTTTGAAAAACACGGTGCTGATGCGTGGTGGGAGTTTGAAATCAAAGATTTAATTCCTACAAACTCAAAATACAACACTGAAAATTTAGAAAAAGTATATGATATTTTAGATGTTTGGTTTGATAGTGGAAGTACTTTTAATGCGGTTTTAAATAGCGGACTTTATGACGCAGGAGAAAAAAGAGCAAGTATGTATTTAGAAGGAAGCGATCAGCATCGTGGTTGGTTTCAAAGCTCTTTGCTTGTAGGTACAGCGATCAATGAAAGTGCACCTTATGAAAGCATTTTAACTCATGGTTTTACCACTGATGAAAAAGGGCAAAAAATGTCTAAATCTAAAGGCAATGTGATTGCTCCTGAATATGTAGCAAAAACCTATGGAGTTGAAATTTTAAGACTTTGGATGCTTTTAAGTGATTATTCAAGTGATTTAAAAATTTCAGACAATATCTTAAAACAAGTAGGCGAACAATACCGCAAAATAAGAAACACTATAAGATTTTTACTTGCTAATACTAATGATTTAAAAGATTTAGAAGTTAAAGAATTTAGCTTTATTGATAAATGGATATTAAGCCGTGCAACTAAAGTTTTTAAAGCAAGTAAAGAAGCATTTTTTGCTTATGAATTTGCTAAAGGTTTTAGTTTGCTTTTAAATTTCTTAAGTGCGGATTTAAGTGGGATTTATCTTGATATCAGTAAAGATAGACTTTATTGCGATAGTGAAAATGTCCAAAGAAGAAAATCTGCTCAAGTAGCTATGGCTTTGATAGCAAAAGAGCTTTTAAATTTGCTTGCTCCAAATTTAAGCTATAGTGTAGATGAGGCTTTAGAACATGCTAATGTTTTAATTAAAGGTGATGCAAAAGATGTATTTGATCTAAATTTAACTCAAGATTTTGATTATGATTTTGGTATAGATGATACATTTTTAATGAGCGCTAGAGAGAAATTTTTTGAACAAATTGATATACTTAAAAAAGATAAAATCATTAAATCTACTTTGGAATTAAATTTAAACATCAGTTTTAATAAATTCCCAAATGAGGAATTAGCCGATTGGTTTATGGTAAGTCAAATCAGCAATGAAAATGAAGAAATTTTGGCTGAATTTGAAGTAGAGAATGAGAAATTTAAAATCACCAAAGCTTCACTTTGTAAATGCCCAAGATGTTGGAAACTTCAAAGTAAAAATGAAGAAACACCTTGTTTAAGATGTGAAGAAGTTTTAAAAGGGATTCAATGCTAG
- a CDS encoding LTA synthase family protein, translated as MRKILLQIFIFSVLFIATFTINRILMQNSFIPTGLISDKNEIFLMYLLGVFHDIRFLSAAFLPFLLCGFLSLIFSNIKINNKLVIYSKNFYFIFSSIYIIVLSCLCIGFSYAKYYYYEIYKTKFDIFMFTLKDDNTKTILSIIYHDYPILKILALMLIFGVFVVFLNLKILNLKLKPVNLRLFPLIALNLILIIVYVIALRGPFKHVAINVQNYSFSEYSVVNDTMLNPIMAFSWALKQYKEEAALKVITPLKAQELKEKLFDYLHQSPINLKAEKNYPSVFVNLMESFGLNLADFTNTEHNFLGSLDKHFKQDFLFKRFLSSSNGTIPSFANLFFVSPFSNISTSKFQKTYLDLTPIAVYKKAGYKVIFVSAGNGSWQNIKNYLSILGVDEIIDENILMKEYNGAKDSENGYGVADEFLYKKVYDLLQKNPHNILIIALTMSNHPPYKIPQNDLPKLQNIPQTLLNMLPYEKDKQDNIIKAYTYANNEFGKFLDKVKQSSFKDNVIIAATGDHRVREMSMDLNSQKAFAYSVPFYLYIPKDLQDNIYYDKDRVGSHKDIFPTLYALSLNNVKYLSVGGRNMLARPNDEKLEFGINDAVWIDKKGIYSGGKGYYFESNDTLKDMNKAFNLDDYTKDFDKFYRELNLYQLAERLGISK; from the coding sequence ATGAGAAAAATTTTACTTCAAATTTTTATTTTTAGTGTATTATTTATAGCAACTTTTACCATTAATCGTATTTTAATGCAAAATTCTTTCATCCCTACTGGTTTAATTAGTGATAAAAATGAAATCTTTTTAATGTATCTTTTAGGTGTTTTTCATGATATAAGATTTTTAAGTGCAGCGTTTTTACCATTCTTGCTTTGTGGTTTTTTAAGTTTAATTTTTTCTAATATAAAAATAAATAATAAATTAGTAATATATAGTAAAAATTTTTATTTCATTTTTTCAAGCATTTATATAATTGTTCTTTCTTGTCTTTGTATAGGATTTTCTTATGCAAAATACTATTATTACGAAATTTACAAGACTAAATTTGATATTTTTATGTTTACTCTAAAAGATGATAATACAAAAACTATTTTAAGTATTATTTATCACGATTATCCAATTTTAAAAATTTTAGCTTTAATGTTGATTTTTGGAGTTTTTGTAGTTTTTTTAAATTTGAAAATATTAAATTTAAAGCTAAAACCTGTTAATTTAAGATTATTTCCCTTAATAGCTTTAAATTTAATATTAATTATTGTTTATGTTATAGCCTTAAGGGGTCCCTTTAAGCATGTGGCTATAAATGTACAAAATTATTCTTTTAGTGAGTATAGTGTTGTAAATGATACAATGTTAAATCCAATTATGGCATTTTCTTGGGCTTTAAAACAATATAAAGAAGAAGCGGCTTTGAAGGTTATCACACCTTTGAAAGCACAAGAACTTAAAGAAAAACTTTTTGATTATTTGCATCAAAGTCCTATAAATCTAAAAGCTGAAAAGAATTATCCTAGTGTATTTGTCAACTTAATGGAAAGTTTTGGGCTTAATTTGGCTGATTTTACAAATACAGAACATAATTTTTTAGGTTCGTTAGATAAACATTTTAAGCAAGATTTTTTATTCAAACGTTTTTTGAGTTCTAGTAATGGAACTATACCAAGTTTTGCAAACTTATTTTTTGTAAGTCCATTTTCTAATATTTCTACAAGCAAATTTCAGAAAACTTATTTGGATTTAACACCTATTGCTGTTTATAAGAAAGCAGGATATAAGGTGATTTTTGTAAGTGCAGGTAATGGATCTTGGCAAAATATTAAAAATTATCTCAGTATTTTGGGAGTAGATGAGATTATAGATGAAAATATTTTAATGAAAGAGTATAATGGAGCAAAAGATAGCGAAAATGGTTATGGGGTAGCTGATGAGTTTTTATATAAAAAAGTTTATGACTTACTTCAAAAAAATCCACACAACATCCTTATAATTGCTCTTACCATGTCCAATCATCCACCTTATAAAATTCCACAAAATGATTTGCCAAAATTACAAAACATTCCACAAACTTTGCTTAATATGCTTCCTTATGAAAAAGATAAACAAGACAATATTATCAAAGCTTATACTTATGCAAATAATGAATTTGGAAAATTTCTAGATAAAGTAAAACAGAGTTCTTTTAAAGATAATGTCATTATAGCAGCAACTGGAGATCATAGAGTACGCGAGATGAGTATGGATTTAAATTCCCAAAAAGCTTTTGCTTATAGTGTGCCTTTTTATCTCTATATTCCTAAGGATTTGCAAGATAATATTTATTATGATAAAGATCGTGTAGGATCTCATAAAGATATTTTTCCAACTCTTTATGCTTTAAGTTTAAATAATGTTAAGTATTTAAGCGTAGGCGGAAGAAATATGTTAGCAAGACCAAATGATGAGAAATTAGAATTTGGGATCAACGATGCTGTATGGATTGATAAAAAAGGTATTTATAGTGGCGGTAAAGGGTATTATTTTGAAAGTAATGATACTTTAAAAGATATGAATAAAGCTTTTAACCTTGATGATTATACTAAAGACTTTGATAAATTTTATAGAGAGTTAAATTTATATCAATTAGCCGAGCGTTTAGGCATTTCAAAATAG
- a CDS encoding membrane protein — MLENPIPNSIIITTIAVVLAFSALAVFLIKKTKENK, encoded by the coding sequence ATGCTAGAAAATCCTATTCCAAATAGCATTATCATCACAACTATAGCGGTGGTTTTAGCTTTTAGTGCTTTAGCGGTATTTTTGATCAAAAAAACAAAGGAAAATAAATGA
- the xseB gene encoding exodeoxyribonuclease VII small subunit, protein MSFEENLKHANESLEKLNNQELALDESVKIYKEGLESIKKARLELEKAKLEVEQIDE, encoded by the coding sequence ATGAGTTTTGAAGAAAATTTAAAACACGCTAATGAATCTTTGGAAAAATTAAATAATCAAGAGCTTGCCTTAGATGAAAGTGTAAAAATTTATAAAGAAGGTTTAGAGAGTATCAAAAAAGCAAGACTTGAGCTTGAAAAAGCAAAATTAGAAGTGGAGCAAATCGATGAGTAA
- the guaB gene encoding IMP dehydrogenase, with protein MKIVKRALTFEDVLLRPGYSEVLPKEVKIHTKLTKNITLNMPLISAAMDTVTEHRAAIMMARLGGLGVIHKNMDIASQVREVKRVKKSESGVIIDPIFVSPKASVAEALEIMAEYRISGVPVVDEDKKLIGILTNRDLRFESDFSNLVENVMTKMPLITAPKGCTLDDAEKIFSTNKVEKLPIVDEQERLEGLITIKDLKKRKEYPDANKDNFGRLRVGAAIGVGQMDRVDALVEAGVDVVVLDSAHGHSKGIIDTVKAIKTKYPNLDLIAGNIATAAAAKALCEAGVDAVKVGIGPGSICTTRIVSGVGVPQISAIDECVEEANKFGVPVIADGGIKYSGDIAKALAVGASSVMIGSLLAGTDESPGELFTYQGRQYKSYRGMGSLGAMQKGSSDRYFQQGTAQDKLVPEGIEGRVPYVGSIRSVVHQLLGGLRSSMGYVGAKDIEDFQKRAEFVEITTAGLKESHVHDVTITHEAPNYKVNHQ; from the coding sequence ATGAAAATTGTAAAAAGAGCTTTAACTTTTGAAGATGTATTATTGCGTCCTGGGTATTCTGAAGTTCTACCTAAGGAAGTAAAAATTCATACTAAACTGACAAAAAATATCACTTTAAATATGCCTTTAATCTCTGCGGCTATGGATACCGTTACTGAACATAGAGCTGCTATCATGATGGCAAGACTTGGAGGACTTGGGGTTATTCATAAAAATATGGATATAGCTTCACAAGTTAGAGAAGTAAAAAGAGTGAAAAAAAGCGAAAGCGGAGTTATTATCGATCCTATTTTTGTAAGTCCTAAAGCAAGTGTTGCGGAAGCTTTAGAAATCATGGCGGAGTATAGAATTTCAGGTGTTCCTGTAGTAGATGAAGATAAGAAACTAATAGGCATACTTACCAATCGTGATTTAAGATTTGAGAGTGATTTTTCAAATTTGGTTGAAAATGTTATGACTAAAATGCCTTTAATCACTGCTCCAAAGGGTTGTACTTTAGATGATGCGGAAAAAATTTTCAGCACCAACAAAGTAGAAAAACTTCCTATAGTTGATGAACAAGAACGCTTGGAAGGACTTATCACTATAAAAGATCTTAAAAAACGCAAAGAATATCCTGATGCCAATAAAGATAATTTTGGAAGATTACGCGTGGGTGCGGCTATAGGAGTAGGGCAAATGGATCGTGTGGATGCTTTAGTTGAAGCTGGCGTTGATGTTGTTGTGCTTGATTCTGCGCATGGACATTCTAAGGGTATTATTGATACGGTAAAAGCGATTAAAACTAAATATCCAAATTTAGATCTTATCGCAGGAAATATCGCTACTGCAGCCGCAGCAAAAGCACTTTGCGAAGCAGGGGTAGATGCGGTTAAAGTAGGTATTGGGCCAGGAAGTATTTGTACTACGCGTATTGTTTCAGGTGTGGGTGTGCCTCAAATTTCAGCCATTGATGAGTGCGTGGAAGAAGCAAATAAATTTGGCGTTCCTGTGATAGCTGATGGCGGGATTAAATATTCAGGTGATATCGCAAAAGCTTTAGCTGTAGGTGCGAGTTCTGTTATGATAGGATCGCTTTTAGCTGGAACAGATGAAAGTCCAGGAGAGCTTTTTACTTATCAAGGAAGACAATATAAGTCTTATCGTGGTATGGGCTCACTTGGGGCTATGCAAAAGGGAAGTTCGGATAGATATTTTCAGCAAGGTACTGCTCAAGATAAACTCGTTCCTGAAGGTATAGAAGGGCGTGTTCCTTATGTGGGAAGTATAAGAAGCGTGGTGCATCAACTTTTAGGAGGTTTGCGTTCTTCTATGGGTTATGTTGGGGCTAAAGATATAGAAGATTTTCAAAAAAGAGCCGAATTTGTTGAAATTACCACTGCAGGGCTTAAAGAAAGTCACGTGCATGATGTTACTATCACTCATGAAGCACCAAACTACAAGGTTAATCATCAATGA
- the gatA gene encoding Asp-tRNA(Asn)/Glu-tRNA(Gln) amidotransferase subunit GatA: MITLKEALKYSKEELENLKKELNEKAKKEKKLGVYIEQFLDKDLSVSGEGVPIAIKDNISVKGWELTSASKILQGYIAPYDASAIVNLKANGFSPFGRCNMDEFAMGSSTASSYYGKTLNPLNFERVPGGSSGGSAAAVAGGLALASLGSDTGGSVRQPAAFCGCVGFKPSYGRVSRYGLASYSSSLDQIGVLTQNVEDAAILYDAIAGYDKMDSTSANIEFIKTAPNLNANKKLKIAVIENYVNDADSEVKNALLKTIDMLKANGHEIVYKNLLDSKFDIAAYYIIATAEASANLSRYDGVRYGKRSENIQNLKEMYVNTRSEGFGEEVKRRILLGTFVLSSGYYDAYYIKAQRARAFIKAKYEEILQDCDLIFMPVTPTTAFKFDTQKSPMQTYLEDVYTISVNLAGLGGISVPVAKDKEGLNISAQLICKAYDEQTLLDGALSLEQMIKN, encoded by the coding sequence ATGATAACTTTAAAAGAAGCTTTAAAATACTCCAAAGAAGAACTTGAAAATTTAAAAAAAGAACTCAATGAAAAAGCAAAAAAAGAAAAAAAATTAGGTGTTTATATCGAACAATTTTTAGATAAAGACTTAAGTGTTTCAGGTGAAGGTGTGCCTATAGCTATAAAAGATAATATCAGTGTAAAGGGCTGGGAGCTTACTAGTGCGAGTAAGATTTTACAAGGTTATATCGCTCCTTATGATGCAAGTGCGATTGTTAATTTAAAAGCTAATGGTTTTTCTCCTTTTGGGCGTTGTAATATGGATGAATTTGCTATGGGAAGTTCAACAGCGAGTTCTTATTATGGCAAAACTTTAAATCCTTTAAATTTTGAGCGTGTGCCAGGTGGTTCAAGTGGTGGAAGTGCTGCTGCGGTAGCGGGTGGCTTGGCTTTGGCAAGTTTGGGTTCTGATACAGGAGGATCTGTACGTCAACCCGCAGCTTTTTGTGGTTGTGTAGGATTTAAACCGAGTTATGGAAGAGTGAGTCGCTATGGTTTGGCTTCTTATTCTTCAAGTTTGGATCAAATCGGGGTTTTAACGCAAAATGTAGAAGATGCGGCAATTTTATATGATGCGATCGCAGGATATGACAAAATGGATAGCACAAGTGCAAATATCGAGTTTATCAAAACCGCTCCAAATTTAAATGCAAATAAAAAATTAAAAATCGCAGTGATTGAAAATTATGTCAATGATGCAGATAGTGAAGTAAAAAACGCACTTTTAAAAACTATAGATATGTTAAAAGCTAATGGACATGAGATTGTATATAAAAATTTACTTGATTCTAAGTTTGATATTGCAGCGTATTATATCATCGCAACAGCTGAAGCAAGTGCAAATTTAAGTCGTTATGATGGGGTGCGTTATGGTAAGCGTTCCGAAAATATCCAAAATTTAAAAGAAATGTATGTAAATACACGCAGCGAAGGTTTTGGCGAAGAAGTAAAAAGAAGAATTTTGTTAGGAACTTTTGTTTTAAGCAGTGGATATTATGATGCGTATTATATCAAAGCGCAAAGAGCTAGAGCTTTTATCAAGGCAAAATATGAAGAAATTTTACAAGATTGTGATCTTATTTTTATGCCTGTAACTCCTACAACGGCTTTTAAATTTGATACTCAAAAAAGCCCTATGCAAACTTATTTAGAAGATGTTTATACTATCTCTGTAAATTTAGCAGGGCTTGGAGGCATTAGTGTGCCTGTTGCAAAAGATAAAGAAGGGCTTAATATATCAGCACAACTGATTTGCAAAGCTTATGATGAACAAACCTTGTTAGACGGGGCTTTAAGTTTAGAACAAATGATTAAAAATTAA
- a CDS encoding carbon-nitrogen hydrolase family protein, with protein MSKIAALQFPTLALSESRLDYYLKASKDNGTNLVVLGEYVINSFFTELLHMPKNMIKEQSEAKKESLIKLAKKYELEIIAPYVSVEAKSYKKLCLKVTPNGVKSYEQQILMPYEHWNEEKFFSNKTPSELKIFTFNYEKLKCALLFGFETHFDIFWQQIMAKKIDLVIVPSACTFESKQRWEELLKTRAFLNSTSILRVNRIGKTKDEWNFYGDTLFINAFGEIESKLGSEEEMLIIEPKKSDEARKLWGFDKILKNFKKGEYEKNFTSNFYF; from the coding sequence ATGAGTAAAATAGCAGCTTTACAGTTTCCAACTTTAGCTTTAAGTGAATCAAGGCTTGATTATTATCTTAAAGCTTCAAAAGACAATGGGACAAATTTAGTAGTTTTGGGAGAATATGTGATTAATAGTTTTTTTACAGAACTTTTGCATATGCCAAAAAATATGATAAAAGAACAAAGCGAAGCTAAAAAAGAAAGCTTGATTAAACTTGCTAAAAAATACGAATTAGAAATCATCGCTCCTTATGTTAGCGTTGAAGCTAAAAGTTATAAAAAACTCTGCTTAAAAGTTACTCCAAATGGTGTGAAAAGCTATGAACAGCAAATTTTAATGCCTTATGAACATTGGAATGAAGAAAAATTTTTCAGCAACAAAACTCCATCAGAATTAAAAATTTTTACTTTTAATTATGAAAAATTAAAATGCGCCTTACTTTTTGGTTTTGAGACCCATTTTGATATCTTTTGGCAGCAGATTATGGCGAAAAAAATTGATTTGGTTATCGTTCCTAGTGCTTGTACCTTTGAAAGCAAACAAAGATGGGAAGAACTTTTAAAAACAAGAGCTTTTTTAAATTCTACAAGCATTTTAAGAGTAAATCGCATAGGCAAAACAAAAGATGAGTGGAATTTTTACGGCGATACTCTGTTTATCAATGCTTTTGGTGAGATAGAAAGTAAATTAGGTTCTGAAGAAGAAATGCTTATTATAGAGCCTAAAAAAAGTGATGAAGCAAGAAAACTTTGGGGTTTTGATAAAATTCTTAAGAATTTTAAAAAAGGTGAATATGAGAAAAATTTTACTTCAAATTTTTATTTTTAG